CCGGTGGCGCTGGCCGTATCTACTCCTCTACTACCAATGCTCTGATCAACACCGGCGACGGCGTTGGCATGGCGCTGCGCGCAGGTGTTCCGGTTCAGGACATCGAGATGTGGCAATTCCACCCGACCGGCATCGCCGGCGCAGGTGTACTGGTCACAGAAGGTTGCCGTGGTGAAGGCGGCTATCTGATCAACAAGCACGGCGAGCGTTTCATGGAGCGTTACGCTCCGAACGCGAAAGACCTTGCCGGTCGCGATGTGGTAGCGCGTTCGATGGTCAAAGAGATCATTGCCGGTAACGGCTGTGGCCCCGATGGCGATCACGTAATGCTCAAGCTCGACCACCTTGGCGAGGAAGTGCTTCACAGTCGCCTCCCGGGGATCATGGAGCTGTCCAAGACATTCGCTCACGTCGATCCGGCCGTTGCGCCGATCCCTGTCGTTCCGACCTGCCACTACATGATGGGCGGCGTCGCCACCAACATCCATGGTCAGGCTATCACTCAGGACGCCGCGGGCGTCGACGCCATTATCCCTGGCCTGTTTGCGGTTGGTGAAGTGGCCTGCGTATCGGTTCACGGCGCCAACCGTCTGGGCGGTAACTCGTTGCTCGACCTGGTGGTCTTTGGTCGTGCCGCCGGTCTGCATCTGGAGCAGGCACTCAACGAAGGTATCGACTACCGTCGCGCCTCCGAAACCGACATCGACGTTGCGCTGGCCCGCCTCAGCAGCCTGAACAACCGTACCGATGGCGAAGACGTTGCGACCCTGCGCAAAGAGTTGCAGAGCTGCATGCAGAACTACTTCGGTGTATTCCGCACAGGCGAATACATGCAGAAGGGTATCGCCCAGCTCGACGACCTGCGTCAGCGTATCGCCAACGTCAAGATCAACGACAAGAGCCAGGCGTTCAACACTGCCCGGATCGAAGCGCTTGAACTGCAAAACCTGCTGGAAGTGGCGGAAGCCACAGCTATCGCCGCAGAAAATCGCAAGGAATCCCGTGGCGCTCATGCCCGTGAAGACTTCGAGGACCGTGACGACGTGAACTGGCTCTGCCACACCCTTTATTTCCCGGGTGACAAGCGTGTAGCCAAGCGTGCTGTGAACTTCTCACCGAAGACTGTTCCGACTTTCGAACCCATGATTCGTACTTACTAAGGGTGGCCGATATGTTGCAAGTCAGTGTTTATCGCTACAACCCGGATCAAGACGCTGCGCCGTTCATGCAGGAGTTTCAGGTCAATACCAACGGTAAAGACCTGATGGTGCTGGATGTGCTTGCGCTGATCAAAGAGCAGGACGAGGGCTTCTCCTATCGTCGCTCTTGCCGTGAGGGTGTTTGCGGCTCCGATGGCATGAACATCAACGGTAAAAACGGCCTGGCGTGCATCACGCCTCTCTCGGCTGTGATCAAAGGCAACAAGCTGGTGGTTCGTCCGCTGCCTGGCTTGCCGGTCATCCGTGACCTGGTCGTCGATATGAGCATCTTCTACAAGCAGTACGAGAAGGTGAAGCCGTTCCTGTTGAACGATACGCCGGCTCCGGCCATTGAGCGTCTTCAGTCTCCGGAAGAGCGTGAAAAGCTGGACGGCCTGTACGAGTGCATCCTGTGCGCTTGCTGCTCTACGTCGTGCCCGTCCTTCTGGTGGAACCCCGACAAGTTCCTCGGTCCGGCCGCGCTGTTGCAGGCGTACCGTTTCCTGGCAGACAGCCGTGATACCAAAACCGCAGAGCGCCTTGCATCACTGGATGATCCGTTCAGCGTATTCCGCTGCCGCGGGATCATGAACTGCGTGAACGTTTGCCCTAAAGGCCTCAACCCGACAAAGGCAATCGGTCACGTTCGCAGCATGCTGCTGTCCAACGGCGTCTGAGTTCGTTACACCCGTACATAGATGTATCTGCAAACGCTTTACCCGTAACCGCTGCGGCGCAGGCTTCAACCGGCGCCGTAGTTTTAACCTGAGCAGCAGCTGCTGTGGCTGCGGCTCTTATTTTGAAGAAATGAGACCAGCAGGGGCATCCGGGCTGGTACCCGGACTATCTGCGTGATCCCTGGTGGCTTGTTACAGTCGCTGCAAATGGACTATTTCAAGCTCGCTGCGGTTTCGTCGCCGGTGGTGTCCCCTTACCGAGGGTGACCAAGCATGCAAGAAAGCGTGATGCAGCGCATGTGGAACAGTGCCCACCTATCCGGTGGTAACGCTGCCTATGTGGAAGAGCTTTATGAGCTCTACCTGCACGACCCTAACGCTGTGCCAGAAGAGTGGCGCACCTACTTTCAGAAGCTGCCAGCTGACGGCAGCACTGCCACCGATGTATCGCATTCGACGATTCGCGATCATTTCGTGTTGCTGGGTAAAAACCAGCGCCGCGCTCAACCGGTATCTGCCGGCAGCGTGAGCAGCGAGCACGAGAAGAAGCAAGTTGAAGTACTGCGGCTTATCCAGGCGTTCCGTATGCGCGGCCATCAGGGTGCGCAACTCGATCCTCTGGGTTTGTGGAAGCGCACTGCGCCAGCTGACCTGTCGATCAACCACTACGGTTTGACCGACGCTGACCTCGACACCACATTCCGTGCCGGCGACCTGTATATCGGCAAGGAGGAAGCGAGCCTACGCGAAATCGTTGACGCCTTGCAGAAGACATATTGCCGCACCATCGGTGCCGAGTTTACGCATATCGTCGATTCCACCCAGCGCAACTGGTTTATGCAGCGCCTCGAAAGCGTGCGCGGTCGTCCAGCATTCTCCGCCGACATTCAGAGCCATCTGCTCGAGCGCGTCACCGCGGCTGAGGGTCTGGAAAAATACCTGGGCACCAAATACCCCGGCACCAAGCGTTTTGGTCTGGAAGGCGGCGAGAGCCTCATTCCTATGCTCGATGAATTGATTCAGCGTTCCGGCTCGTACGGGACCAAGGAAATCGTCATCGGCATGGCTCACCGTGGCCGCCTCAACGTTTTGGTCAATACCTTCGGTAAAAACCCTCGTGAGTTGTTCGACGAGTTCGAAGGCAAGAAAAAGGTCGAGCTAGGTTCCGGTGACGTCAAATACCACCAGGGCTTCTCCTCGAACGTGATGACAACGGGTGGCGAAGTTCACTTGGCGATGGCTTTCAACCCGTCTCACCTGGAGATTGTTTCTCCGGTGGTAGAAGGGTCGGTCCGCGCACGCCAGGATCGTCGCAACGATGTCACCGGTGAAAAAGTACTGCCTATCTCGCTGCACGGCGATGCCGCGTTCGCAGGTCAGGGCGTTGTGCTTGAAACCTTCCAGATGTCGCAGACTCGCGGCTTCAAGACCGGTGGCACGATTCACATCGTGATCAACAACCAGGTTGGTTTCACCATCAGCAACCAGGAAGACTCGCGTTCTACCGAGTACGCGACCGACGTTGCAAAGATGATCCAGGCGCC
The DNA window shown above is from Pseudomonas sp. BSw22131 and carries:
- a CDS encoding succinate dehydrogenase iron-sulfur subunit — translated: MLQVSVYRYNPDQDAAPFMQEFQVNTNGKDLMVLDVLALIKEQDEGFSYRRSCREGVCGSDGMNINGKNGLACITPLSAVIKGNKLVVRPLPGLPVIRDLVVDMSIFYKQYEKVKPFLLNDTPAPAIERLQSPEEREKLDGLYECILCACCSTSCPSFWWNPDKFLGPAALLQAYRFLADSRDTKTAERLASLDDPFSVFRCRGIMNCVNVCPKGLNPTKAIGHVRSMLLSNGV
- the sdhA gene encoding succinate dehydrogenase flavoprotein subunit; this encodes MANINTLSFDAIIIGGGGAGMRAALQLAQGGHKTAVVTKVFPTRSHTVSAQGGITCAIASADPNDDWRWHMYDTVKGSDYIGDQDAIEYMCSVGPEAVFELEHMGLPFSRTEQGRIYQRPFGGQSKDFGKGGQAARTCAAADRTGHALLHTLYQANLKAGTVFLNEYYAVDLVKNQDGAFVGIIAICIETGETSYIRANATVLATGGAGRIYSSTTNALINTGDGVGMALRAGVPVQDIEMWQFHPTGIAGAGVLVTEGCRGEGGYLINKHGERFMERYAPNAKDLAGRDVVARSMVKEIIAGNGCGPDGDHVMLKLDHLGEEVLHSRLPGIMELSKTFAHVDPAVAPIPVVPTCHYMMGGVATNIHGQAITQDAAGVDAIIPGLFAVGEVACVSVHGANRLGGNSLLDLVVFGRAAGLHLEQALNEGIDYRRASETDIDVALARLSSLNNRTDGEDVATLRKELQSCMQNYFGVFRTGEYMQKGIAQLDDLRQRIANVKINDKSQAFNTARIEALELQNLLEVAEATAIAAENRKESRGAHAREDFEDRDDVNWLCHTLYFPGDKRVAKRAVNFSPKTVPTFEPMIRTY